The nucleotide sequence AAAGCTTTTGGAAAAACTTACGTGGAAGAAAGCGGTAAGTATGCAAACACTGTTTTTTCTGCATCTGGTGCAACGGCTGCTAGTGCAAAAACTTCTTTTAAAGCAATTAGTTCAGGAGTGAAAGGAGCTAAAAATGCTCTCCGAGAGGTTAAGGCTGGAACAGATATTCCACCTGCTTTTAAGCAAACTGAATTTGCTAGTTCATACGAATCGAGAATTCATCAAACACCTGGAGAAGAAAATTTAAAAGTTGTTTTTGAAGGACCTAGGGGCGAATCACTATGTACTCTTAAGCCACCACCAGATCCTGAATTAAGCAAAATATTAGATGGAGCTGGTATTGATGGTATTGAATATAGAAATGGAGTTCCTGATTTTACTCCAGTTTCAAAAGCTAATATAGAAATTGAGCATATGGTTGGTGGAAAATTAAAAATGGGAACAAAAGCAAGAGAGATAAATTTTGTTCAGGCAGATAAAAAGTTAGCAGAGCAACTTAATAATTCACCAGAATTAGCACGGAAATTTGGAATGGAGTCAGGTGAAATTAGTGTAAAGGATATAAGAAATTTTAGAAAGAAAAATAAATATACATGGCATGAATTGAATGACTGTAAAACAATACAACTTGTACCATCAAAAATTAATAATGCATTTGGACATGTTGGCGGTGTAGGAGAAATAAATGCTGGGGCATTTGAACCAGAGGGATTTGCTAATAAATAAAAAAGGAGATTTTAAAAGTGAGAATAAATGATTCGATTTTTGGGGAATTAGAATATGATTATATTTGGACTAAGGATGTAATTATTGATTTTTTAGGTAAAGAAACAGAAATATCTCTTATGGTTAACGGGGATGAGGATGGTGTATTTGAAGAAGAGCAGTATATTGCATATACTTTATTAATGAAAAAGTGGAGCAATTTACAAGAGGAAATTTTAGAAGCAATTTTAAATTATTATAAGTCAAAAAGACATGAGTTAGGTTATGATATTGAAAATTATGAAAAATATCCTTTGATTGAAAATATAGAAAACTTACTTAAAAATATAACCTTAGTTGGAATTGTTATTCCATATTCAGGAGCTTATGATGGGAGAGAGTGTGGGGTAACTTTTGATTGTACATGGGATAATGAAAATGGTATAGGAGTTTGTCTTGTTGATGAAAAAGTAATAGAAGTAGGTTATCAGGATGTTGTAATGTAAAATAACTTATTAATATCAATTCATAATACAGAATAGATTAATTGCATAAAATAATGATATAATCAAATTTAATAATGCAGTGAAAGAAGTTAAAAAGGTTAATGTTTCATAATCGGAGCGTTAATCTTTTTTCATACAGTGAAATATTTATAAAAGCTAAAATAACATATGTTATAAGACAAACAACTGGAGTTGCCCTTAGTGTACTTGTTGCTCCAGGAGATATAGGTGCTGCGGCTGGTAAGGCAAGCAAGGCGGAAAGTTTACTTGGTAAAGTAGGTACATTCTCGAAATCCATTGCTGTTTCAAGTGTAGAAAATGCGAAGAGTATAGCTACTTTACCATGGAGAACCGTTGATAACCTTGGTAGTAAAGTTGCAGATTTGCGTACAGTATTTAGTGAAGGTAAGGGTGCTATAGGTGATTTAACAAAATCCGTTGTTGTTTCAAGTGCAAAAAATGTTAAGAGTGTATTGACTAAAGTAAAAGGCACATTAAGTGACATTGGGACTGCTTCAGCTGCATTCGCAAAAGCTTTTGGAAAAACTTACGTAGAAGAAAGCGGTAAGTATGCAAACATCGTTTTGGGTGGATTTGGTGCAGCGGGAGCTGGTGTAGAAGTTACCTATAAAGCAGCAAAAGAAGGGTTAAAAGAAGCTAAAAGTGTTTCTCGAAAGGTTAAAATTGGACAAAGTGGTTTTGGTGAGGTTGCGGCTGATGCTGAAAAATCGTTATCAAGAATAGATAAAGATACATTGATGGAGGTAGAGTGATAGAAGGAAATATGGCACAATAGGCCGCAAGAAAAGAAGCGCTTGCAAATAAAATAGATGAATTACTTGATTCAGGTATGTCATATCAAGAAGTTGAAACACAGGCTAATAAATGGATGGAGTCTCAAGCAGCACTTCATAATCCGAACCAAATTGCAGGAGGAAATCCATTAAATATTATTGCTGGAATGGGTAATAAGGGAATCAGTTCATGTATTGGCTTACAGTGGAAATATAGGATAGATGCTGTTGATGGGCAGATTCAAGCAATGGCTAAAAATATGACTGATGCTGAAAGGAAAAGTACTTACTTGAATGTAAGATTAATATATTAGGAGGAAAAGCAATGAATGATGAGCTATTTAAAGAATATAATAATAAAGTTGATGTCAAAGTAATTGATAAATATAAAGAAATTATACCAATATAATTAATATATGTCTGGGAGAAATATGGATTTGGTTCTATATTAAATGGCAATTTAAAGATAATTAATCCAGAGGAGTATCAAGAGGTTGTAGATATGTCATATTTTAGAGCAAATGTGGCTATTCCGATAATGGTAACTGGTTTTGGAGATATAATTACATGGGAAAAGAATGAATATGTAAGTATCATAAAATATAAGAATGGGACATTTGATATTATATTAAAAGGATTTAAACATTTTTTTAATTGTTTAAAAGATGAATATGTTACAGAAAAATATTTAGAATTAGATAAGTATAATAAAGCGGTTTCTAAATTGGGAGAATTAAAATATAATGAGTGCTTTGGATATGTGCCTTTATTAGGTTTAGGTGGCAGTGAAAAAGTTGAAAATTTAAAAAAAGTAAAAATAAAAGAGCATATAGAATTAATTACACAAA is from Clostridium acetobutylicum ATCC 824 and encodes:
- a CDS encoding HNH endonuclease, whose product is MVILSVENAKNIATLPWRTVDNLGSKVAYLRTVLSEGKGAIGDLTKSVVVSSAKSAKNILTKVKGTVSDFEAASAAFAKAFGKTYVEESGKYANTVFSASGATAASAKTSFKAISSGVKGAKNALREVKAGTDIPPAFKQTEFASSYESRIHQTPGEENLKVVFEGPRGESLCTLKPPPDPELSKILDGAGIDGIEYRNGVPDFTPVSKANIEIEHMVGGKLKMGTKAREINFVQADKKLAEQLNNSPELARKFGMESGEISVKDIRNFRKKNKYTWHELNDCKTIQLVPSKINNAFGHVGGVGEINAGAFEPEGFANK
- a CDS encoding DUF2004 domain-containing protein; this encodes MRINDSIFGELEYDYIWTKDVIIDFLGKETEISLMVNGDEDGVFEEEQYIAYTLLMKKWSNLQEEILEAILNYYKSKRHELGYDIENYEKYPLIENIENLLKNITLVGIVIPYSGAYDGRECGVTFDCTWDNENGIGVCLVDEKVIEVGYQDVVM
- a CDS encoding T6SS immunity protein Tdi1 domain-containing protein, encoding MYVWEKYGFGSILNGNLKIINPEEYQEVVDMSYFRANVAIPIMVTGFGDIITWEKNEYVSIIKYKNGTFDIILKGFKHFFNCLKDEYVTEKYLELDKYNKAVSKLGELKYNECFGYVPLLGLGGSEKVENLKKVKIKEHIELITQMVGKIE